A part of Planococcus sp. MB-3u-03 genomic DNA contains:
- a CDS encoding 3-hydroxybutyrate dehydrogenase — protein sequence MVDKKVVLITGAASGIGYEISVDFAKEGAKIVLTDINEEAVQQAADELKGQGFDCIGIKCDVTSEAEIKAAIDKTVETFGSLDVLINNAGMQHVSPIEKFPTEKYELLIKIMLVAPFIATKHAFPIMKKQGFGRIINMASINGLVGFAGKAAYNSAKHGVIGLTKVAALEGAEHGITVNAMCPGYVDTPLVRNQLGDLAKTRNVSLEKVLEEVIYPLVPQKRLLSVQEISDYTMFLASDKALGITGQAAVLDGGYTAQ from the coding sequence ATGGTAGATAAGAAAGTGGTATTGATCACCGGCGCCGCGAGCGGCATCGGCTATGAAATCAGCGTGGATTTTGCCAAAGAAGGCGCAAAGATCGTGTTGACCGATATCAACGAAGAAGCAGTGCAACAAGCTGCGGATGAGTTGAAGGGGCAAGGCTTTGATTGCATCGGCATCAAATGCGATGTTACCAGTGAAGCAGAAATCAAAGCAGCTATCGATAAAACGGTGGAAACATTCGGTTCCTTGGATGTACTGATCAATAATGCGGGGATGCAGCACGTCTCGCCGATCGAAAAATTTCCGACCGAGAAATACGAATTGCTGATTAAGATTATGCTGGTTGCACCGTTTATCGCGACCAAGCATGCCTTCCCGATCATGAAGAAACAAGGCTTCGGGCGCATCATCAATATGGCGTCGATCAACGGTCTCGTCGGCTTCGCCGGGAAAGCAGCATATAATAGCGCCAAGCACGGCGTCATCGGCTTGACGAAAGTCGCGGCGCTAGAAGGCGCAGAGCATGGCATCACGGTCAATGCGATGTGCCCGGGTTATGTCGACACGCCGCTCGTGCGCAATCAGCTGGGCGATTTGGCGAAGACGCGCAATGTCTCGCTGGAAAAAGTGCTAGAAGAAGTCATCTACCCATTGGTTCCGCAGAAACGCTTGTTGTCGGTGCAGGAAATCTCCGATTACACGATGTTTCTCGCGAGCGATAAAGCCCTTGGCATCACCGGGCAGGCAGCGGTCCTTGACGGCGGCTATACAGCACAATAA
- a CDS encoding GntP family permease — translation MLSMIGMVGGLILLIVLTMRGVNLLIAGPLSALFVAVLSGLPLFPQLVGEGEANLLSNYMGGFSGFITSWFPMFLLGAIFGKVMEDTGAADSVSKWLVGKFGLSKAVLAIVIACAVLTYGGVSLFVVAFSVYPMALSLFKQADLPRRFIPAALALGSVTFTMTSAGSPEIQNWIPIEYLNTSPYAGWEVSIIVAVFMAVFGYWWLKRMINKAVNKGERFEARETDPQLTDRVLPHPVTGLIPLLVVLAISFIFHDSLGTSALILALLGGVITTYLLNMKYFTNLGKALTDGTIGALIAIGNTAAVVGFGGVAKAVPAFQVAVDAMTSIPGSPLIGGAVAVSVIAGLTGSASGGQVIALPLIAPHYIDMGVNTEALHRTIAISSGALDSLPHNGYVVTTIQGICGETHKAAYGAMGAVTVIVPLIGLAIAIVLFTLGLGI, via the coding sequence ATGTTAAGTATGATCGGAATGGTTGGAGGACTTATTCTATTGATCGTGTTGACGATGAGGGGCGTCAACTTGTTGATCGCTGGCCCATTGTCGGCATTATTCGTCGCGGTTCTCAGCGGCTTGCCGTTGTTTCCGCAATTAGTGGGGGAAGGGGAAGCTAATTTATTGTCGAACTATATGGGCGGCTTCTCCGGATTCATCACCTCATGGTTCCCGATGTTCTTGCTCGGGGCTATCTTCGGTAAGGTCATGGAAGATACAGGAGCGGCAGACAGCGTCTCCAAATGGCTGGTCGGAAAGTTCGGCTTGTCAAAAGCGGTGTTGGCGATTGTTATTGCCTGTGCCGTTCTGACTTATGGCGGCGTCAGCTTGTTCGTCGTTGCTTTCTCGGTTTACCCGATGGCGCTCAGCTTGTTCAAGCAAGCGGACCTGCCTCGCCGTTTTATCCCGGCAGCGCTTGCGCTCGGGTCTGTCACTTTTACAATGACTTCTGCAGGATCACCGGAGATCCAAAACTGGATCCCGATTGAGTATTTGAACACGAGCCCATACGCCGGCTGGGAAGTCAGCATTATCGTTGCAGTCTTTATGGCGGTATTCGGCTACTGGTGGCTGAAGCGCATGATCAATAAAGCCGTGAATAAAGGCGAGCGCTTCGAGGCAAGAGAAACTGACCCGCAATTGACGGACCGAGTATTGCCGCATCCAGTGACGGGCTTGATTCCGTTGCTGGTCGTTCTGGCCATTTCATTCATCTTCCACGATTCACTCGGCACTTCTGCCTTGATCTTGGCATTGCTCGGCGGCGTCATCACGACATACCTATTGAATATGAAATACTTCACGAATCTCGGCAAAGCATTGACCGATGGAACGATCGGCGCGTTGATCGCCATCGGCAATACGGCAGCGGTTGTCGGCTTCGGCGGCGTTGCAAAAGCAGTACCGGCTTTCCAAGTGGCAGTCGATGCCATGACAAGCATTCCGGGAAGCCCGTTGATCGGCGGCGCCGTGGCGGTCAGTGTCATCGCAGGCCTCACAGGATCCGCATCCGGCGGCCAGGTCATTGCCTTGCCATTGATTGCTCCTCATTACATCGACATGGGCGTCAACACAGAAGCACTTCACCGGACCATCGCGATTTCTTCCGGCGCACTCGATTCATTGCCGCATAACGGTTACGTCGTTACGACGATCCAAGGGATTTGCGGCGAGACCCATAAAGCAGCATACGGCGCTATGGGGGCTGTAACGGTGATCGTGCCGCTGATTGGGTTGGCGATTGCGATTGTACTGTTCACCTTAGGGCTAGGCATTTAA
- a CDS encoding class F sortase encodes MCGENDFNKFALLLAAVFLAGCTSAPQDEVSIRSAEVGFSAKAEAAISEQPKEAGEAKAAEKEKPAAEPKSKQAGNPINELNQPGIAPETLSIPSIGVEADVTHLGVTDTGEMAVPDNGEELSWFSPGYRPGQRGRSVIAGHVDDLDGPAVFWDLTELEPGDEIFVSGDDRELRFKVHTMESVPLDLADVDSVFGYHSSPELVLITCSGTYDYDRGTREERLIVYASLVQE; translated from the coding sequence TTGTGTGGAGAAAACGATTTCAATAAATTCGCATTGCTCCTCGCTGCCGTATTTCTTGCGGGATGTACGTCTGCCCCGCAAGATGAAGTGAGTATCCGCAGTGCGGAAGTCGGCTTTTCCGCCAAAGCGGAAGCGGCGATATCAGAACAACCGAAAGAAGCAGGGGAGGCGAAAGCCGCTGAGAAAGAAAAACCGGCGGCTGAGCCGAAGTCAAAGCAGGCGGGCAACCCGATCAATGAACTGAACCAGCCAGGCATCGCGCCAGAGACGCTGTCCATCCCATCCATTGGGGTGGAAGCGGATGTCACGCATCTCGGCGTGACCGATACGGGGGAAATGGCGGTGCCGGATAACGGCGAGGAACTGAGCTGGTTTTCTCCGGGCTACCGACCGGGCCAAAGAGGGCGGTCGGTCATAGCGGGACATGTCGATGATTTGGACGGCCCGGCTGTGTTTTGGGATTTGACGGAGCTCGAGCCGGGAGATGAGATTTTCGTCTCCGGCGACGATCGCGAGCTGCGGTTCAAGGTCCACACGATGGAGTCAGTGCCGCTCGATTTGGCGGATGTCGATTCGGTCTTCGGCTATCATTCGTCCCCCGAACTGGTGCTGATTACCTGCTCCGGAACCTATGATTATGACCGGGGCACGAGGGAAGAACGCTTGATCGTCTACGCCTCGCTTGTACAAGAATAG
- a CDS encoding DUF4397 domain-containing protein, whose amino-acid sequence MKKLSVSLVAMLVLFSLLGSLVMADEHGDMAKVRVLHASPDAPAVDVYVNGDLTLEEVPFKTDSGYLEVPAGTHDVEVFAAGTEYAAGEGVLQADLEVEAGKAYTVAAANLLESIEFVVAEDSMEVTEGQAKIRVGHLSPDAPAVDVGIIGGDALFSGAEFPGITDYAEVAPDTYDLEIRLPDGTQVLPLEGTELAADTVYSVFAVNTVDSLEVIALVDYEAAASPDEMPTTGLSTPEQSQSMWLLVGGALFLVAASGLVWRKRFQ is encoded by the coding sequence ATGAAGAAGTTATCTGTCTCTCTTGTCGCAATGCTGGTGCTGTTTTCGCTTCTCGGATCTTTGGTCATGGCGGATGAACACGGTGACATGGCAAAAGTTCGGGTGTTGCACGCTTCACCTGATGCCCCTGCAGTAGATGTGTACGTCAACGGGGATTTAACGCTCGAAGAAGTACCATTCAAGACGGATTCCGGATATTTGGAAGTCCCGGCTGGAACACATGATGTAGAAGTATTCGCTGCAGGTACTGAATATGCAGCAGGAGAAGGCGTTTTGCAGGCTGATCTGGAAGTGGAAGCCGGTAAAGCTTATACAGTCGCAGCAGCCAACCTCTTGGAGTCCATCGAATTTGTAGTAGCTGAAGATTCCATGGAAGTCACTGAAGGCCAGGCGAAAATCCGCGTCGGCCATTTGTCCCCGGATGCCCCGGCAGTTGATGTTGGGATCATCGGAGGAGATGCGCTGTTCAGCGGAGCCGAGTTCCCGGGAATCACGGATTATGCAGAAGTAGCTCCTGACACGTACGACTTGGAAATCCGTTTGCCGGATGGCACACAAGTATTGCCGCTCGAAGGAACTGAACTTGCTGCAGATACTGTCTACTCTGTCTTTGCAGTCAACACAGTCGATTCCCTTGAAGTGATCGCCCTTGTCGATTACGAAGCGGCTGCATCGCCGGATGAAATGCCGACAACTGGACTTAGCACGCCTGAACAATCCCAGTCCATGTGGCTGCTGGTCGGTGGCGCGTTGTTCTTGGTAGCAGCTAGCGGGCTTGTGTGGAGAAAACGATTTCAATAA
- a CDS encoding ion transporter — MKESLKRIVESARFNTFITVLILINALLVGLETYPSIAENYGSWLLMLDIIILAFFALEILAKLFVYRAKFFGNAWNNFDFIIVVGSLILYNSPFISVLRIFRVLRVLRTVSTIPSLRRVVTALFMAIPTITSVILLMSIIFYVYAVIGTFFYADIEPEYFGDLGLSLISLFQIFTLESWASGIFRPVFESEPWSWLYFISFIVVSTFLMINLIVGEIVNNAQKISDEIDKETAELEGIKEDTSEIEDLRKEVGELKRMIQTLVDRK; from the coding sequence ATGAAGGAATCACTGAAGCGGATCGTGGAAAGTGCGCGGTTCAATACATTCATCACTGTTTTGATTTTAATCAATGCCTTGCTGGTCGGCTTGGAGACCTATCCGTCAATTGCGGAAAACTACGGGTCATGGCTGTTGATGCTGGATATCATCATCCTGGCATTCTTCGCCTTGGAGATCCTCGCTAAGTTATTCGTTTACCGGGCGAAATTCTTCGGCAATGCATGGAATAATTTCGATTTCATCATCGTTGTCGGAAGCCTTATCCTCTATAATTCGCCATTCATCAGCGTATTGCGGATTTTTCGCGTGCTGCGTGTGCTGCGGACCGTGTCGACCATTCCGTCACTGCGCCGCGTCGTGACCGCCTTGTTCATGGCCATTCCGACCATCACGAGCGTCATCTTGCTCATGTCGATCATCTTTTACGTCTATGCGGTCATCGGCACATTCTTTTACGCGGATATTGAACCGGAATATTTCGGAGATCTCGGGCTTTCGCTTATCTCGCTATTCCAGATCTTCACATTGGAATCTTGGGCCAGCGGGATTTTCCGCCCGGTCTTTGAGTCTGAGCCATGGTCCTGGCTGTACTTCATTTCCTTCATCGTCGTATCGACCTTCCTGATGATCAACTTGATCGTCGGGGAAATCGTCAACAATGCGCAGAAGATTTCAGATGAAATCGACAAAGAGACGGCTGAACTTGAAGGCATCAAAGAAGACACATCGGAAATCGAAGACTTGAGAAAAGAGGTCGGCGAACTGAAAAGAATGATCCAAACACTCGTCGACCGGAAATAA
- a CDS encoding reverse transcriptase-like protein, with translation MQFLSEELGANEALMVAEDLERTGRTKRLQFADRHNSNWSVKELKNYVKEVETEPHDVIAYYDGGFDRHSKRAGLGCAVYFKQNGKDYRLRKNAVIDEIDSNNEAEYAALSMAVQEIELLGVHHLPVRFIGDSRTLVNQMSGEWAVPEQSLARWADRIDQRLEKLGIHPEYEFVPRKENAEADRLATQALGETVIESLIDLNADK, from the coding sequence GTGCAATTTCTCTCAGAAGAGCTTGGAGCAAACGAAGCGCTGATGGTGGCCGAGGACCTGGAACGCACAGGGCGCACCAAGCGACTTCAGTTTGCCGACCGGCATAACAGCAATTGGAGCGTCAAGGAACTGAAAAATTACGTCAAGGAAGTCGAAACGGAGCCGCATGACGTCATTGCCTATTACGATGGAGGCTTTGACCGCCATTCGAAACGAGCGGGACTCGGCTGCGCGGTTTACTTCAAGCAAAACGGCAAGGACTACCGGTTGAGAAAAAATGCGGTCATCGACGAGATCGACTCGAACAATGAGGCAGAATACGCAGCGCTGTCGATGGCGGTCCAGGAAATCGAATTGCTCGGCGTCCACCATCTGCCTGTCCGCTTTATCGGAGACTCGAGGACCTTGGTCAATCAGATGAGCGGTGAATGGGCAGTGCCGGAACAAAGCTTGGCAAGGTGGGCAGACCGGATCGACCAGCGCCTGGAAAAGCTCGGCATCCATCCCGAATACGAATTTGTCCCGAGAAAGGAAAACGCGGAAGCTGACCGTTTGGCAACACAGGCACTTGGCGAAACGGTGATTGAGAGCTTGATTGACTTGAATGCTGATAAATGA
- the cysK gene encoding cysteine synthase A — protein MKPFDSITDLIGDTPVVKLNRIVPEGAADVYVKLEMFNPTKSVKDRAAYNMIKQAEESGELKAGSTIIEPTSGNTGIGLAMVAAAKGYRSILVLPDNATQERINLLKAFGSKVVLTPSDDKMPGAIQKALELRETIPGSFIPQQFENPANPDAHRGTTALEILEQMDGQLDAFVASAGTGGTITGTGETLKDHLPNLHITVVEPKGSPVLSGGKPGKHKLVGTSPGFVPDTLNTAIYDEIMAIEDEDAIEMFRRSAREEGVFVGPSAGATIYAAIEIAKRLGAGKKVLCIAPDTGERYLSMNLFE, from the coding sequence ATGAAACCATTTGATTCCATTACAGACCTGATTGGCGATACGCCTGTCGTTAAATTGAACCGCATCGTCCCTGAAGGCGCAGCGGATGTCTATGTAAAACTTGAAATGTTCAACCCGACCAAAAGCGTCAAGGACCGGGCGGCTTACAATATGATCAAGCAAGCTGAAGAGTCCGGCGAATTGAAGGCAGGGTCGACAATCATCGAACCTACGAGCGGCAATACCGGCATCGGCCTGGCGATGGTCGCTGCAGCAAAAGGCTACCGCTCCATCCTCGTACTGCCGGACAATGCCACTCAAGAACGCATCAATTTGCTGAAAGCTTTCGGTTCGAAAGTCGTCTTGACGCCAAGTGACGATAAAATGCCTGGCGCGATCCAAAAAGCGCTTGAATTGCGGGAAACGATTCCTGGAAGCTTTATCCCGCAGCAATTTGAAAATCCAGCCAACCCCGATGCCCATCGCGGCACGACGGCGCTTGAAATCCTTGAGCAAATGGACGGACAGCTCGACGCATTCGTCGCTTCGGCTGGAACAGGCGGCACCATTACCGGAACCGGCGAGACCTTGAAAGATCACTTGCCGAACCTCCACATTACAGTCGTCGAACCGAAAGGCTCACCTGTCCTGTCAGGCGGCAAGCCCGGCAAGCATAAACTCGTCGGTACTAGCCCTGGATTCGTGCCGGATACCTTAAATACGGCAATCTACGATGAAATTATGGCGATCGAGGATGAAGACGCCATCGAGATGTTCCGCCGCTCCGCTCGGGAAGAAGGCGTCTTTGTCGGCCCTTCTGCCGGCGCGACTATTTATGCGGCAATCGAGATCGCCAAACGGCTCGGAGCCGGCAAAAAGGTATTGTGCATTGCACCGGACACCGGTGAACGCTATTTGAGCATGAACCTATTCGAATGA